The Virgibacillus dokdonensis genome includes a window with the following:
- a CDS encoding N-acetylmannosamine-6-phosphate 2-epimerase gives MYVKQLENQLIVSCQALEDEPLHSSEIMAKMALAAVQGGAKGIRANSVADIEAIKQQVNVPIIGLIKQDYKDSDVYITPTKKEASALLDAGANIIAMDATMRKRPENENLEEMIRFIKEQSDDTELMADISTVEEAKRAESLGFDCVSTTLVGYTQETADQHIAANDFQLLREMQSVISIPVIAEGKVSTPETALAALRNGAFFVVVGSAITRPQLITETFVDEIQKYSSNH, from the coding sequence ATGTATGTTAAACAACTAGAGAATCAGCTAATTGTATCTTGTCAGGCGTTAGAAGATGAACCACTGCATTCTTCAGAAATAATGGCAAAAATGGCATTAGCAGCTGTACAAGGTGGTGCTAAAGGTATTCGAGCCAACTCAGTAGCTGATATAGAAGCAATAAAGCAACAAGTAAACGTTCCAATTATTGGTTTAATTAAACAAGATTACAAGGATAGCGATGTTTATATTACACCAACAAAAAAAGAAGCGTCCGCTTTGCTAGATGCAGGTGCAAATATTATTGCAATGGATGCGACGATGCGAAAGCGTCCAGAAAACGAAAACTTAGAAGAAATGATACGCTTTATCAAGGAGCAATCTGATGATACCGAGCTAATGGCGGATATATCTACAGTAGAGGAGGCGAAACGAGCGGAATCGCTAGGTTTTGATTGTGTATCGACGACCTTAGTAGGATACACACAAGAAACGGCAGACCAACATATCGCAGCCAACGATTTTCAATTATTGCGTGAGATGCAATCAGTAATATCCATTCCAGTTATTGCTGAAGGAAAAGTTAGTACACCAGAAACAGCTCTAGCAGCTCTTAGGAATGGCGCTTTTTTTGTTGTAGTTGGTAGTGCCATTACTAGACCGCAATTAATTACGGAAACCTTTGTAGATGAAATTCAAAAATATAGTAGTAACCATTAA
- a CDS encoding PTS transporter subunit EIIC: protein MKKALFEQAQRFGKSFMLPIAVLPAAGLLLGIGGAFSNPATIEAYTFLDQKWLQAIFTIMSSAGSIVFANLALIFAVGVAIGLARNDKGTAGLAAVLGYLVMNATINAMLTITGKLAENNLAEVGQGTILGIQSLETGVFGGVILGLLTYFLHQRYNNVELPKFLGFFGGSRFIPIITAFMSILLGVILYYIWPIIQTGIFSLGGLVEATGYLGTFLYGFILRLLGPFGLHHIFYIPFWTTSLGGSMIVDGTLIEGTQRIFFAQLAQPDVEQFYIGTARFMAGRHITMMFGLIGACLAIYQTAKPKNKKIVLGLMLSAGLTSFLTGITEPIEFSFLFVAPILYVIHAFFDGLAFMFAHMFEVTIGQTFSGGFIDFMLFGVLQGVEKTNWIWVPIIGLFWFFLYYFTFRFAIVKFNLKTPGRQEEDMDIQMFTPEEQARAIIDGLGGKSNIKDVDNCATRLRVSVFEQDQVQKEALMKTGAKGVVAKGNGIQVIYGPEVTTIKNNIEKTMGDL, encoded by the coding sequence ATGAAAAAGGCATTATTTGAGCAAGCGCAAAGGTTTGGGAAATCGTTTATGCTTCCAATTGCAGTGCTACCTGCAGCAGGGTTGTTGCTTGGGATTGGAGGAGCTTTTAGTAATCCAGCAACAATAGAGGCATACACCTTCCTTGATCAGAAATGGTTACAAGCTATTTTTACCATTATGAGTTCAGCTGGTAGTATTGTTTTTGCAAATCTTGCATTGATTTTTGCCGTAGGTGTCGCAATAGGGCTGGCAAGAAATGATAAAGGTACAGCAGGTCTAGCAGCTGTATTGGGGTATTTAGTTATGAATGCGACAATTAACGCAATGCTGACTATTACTGGTAAATTAGCTGAAAATAATTTGGCTGAAGTTGGTCAAGGAACGATACTAGGTATTCAATCTTTAGAGACAGGCGTATTTGGTGGTGTTATTTTAGGGCTTTTAACTTATTTCCTTCATCAACGATATAATAATGTGGAACTTCCTAAATTTTTAGGTTTCTTTGGTGGGTCAAGATTCATACCAATTATTACAGCATTTATGTCCATTCTATTAGGTGTCATTTTATACTACATTTGGCCAATCATCCAAACGGGGATTTTCTCGCTTGGTGGGCTAGTAGAGGCAACCGGTTATTTAGGAACTTTCTTATATGGATTTATTTTGCGCTTACTTGGTCCATTCGGTTTACATCATATTTTTTACATTCCATTTTGGACAACAAGTCTTGGTGGATCGATGATCGTTGACGGTACTTTGATTGAAGGGACGCAAAGAATCTTTTTTGCTCAGTTAGCACAGCCCGATGTAGAGCAATTTTATATTGGAACTGCTCGATTTATGGCTGGCAGACATATTACGATGATGTTTGGTCTCATTGGGGCTTGTCTGGCTATTTATCAAACGGCTAAGCCGAAAAACAAAAAAATCGTACTCGGATTAATGTTATCAGCTGGATTAACCTCTTTTTTAACAGGGATCACAGAGCCAATTGAATTTTCCTTCTTATTTGTTGCTCCGATTCTGTACGTTATTCATGCTTTTTTTGATGGGTTAGCGTTTATGTTCGCACATATGTTTGAAGTAACCATTGGGCAAACTTTTTCAGGTGGTTTTATTGATTTTATGCTCTTCGGTGTTTTACAAGGTGTTGAAAAAACAAATTGGATATGGGTTCCAATTATTGGTCTGTTCTGGTTTTTCTTATACTATTTTACATTCCGTTTTGCTATAGTAAAATTCAATTTAAAAACACCCGGTCGTCAAGAAGAAGATATGGATATACAAATGTTTACTCCAGAAGAACAAGCACGCGCTATTATCGACGGGCTTGGTGGTAAATCTAATATTAAAGATGTGGATAATTGCGCCACACGATTAAGGGTGAGCGTATTCGAGCAAGATCAAGTACAAAAAGAAGCGCTCATGAAAACTGGTGCCAAAGGTGTTGTAGCTAAAGGAAATGGAATTCAAGTAATCTATGGCCCAGAGGTAACGACGATTAAAAACAATATTGAGAAGACAATGGGAGATTTGTAA
- a CDS encoding EmtA family 23S rRNA (guanine(2470)) methyltransferase, whose protein sequence is MTLYFASVLSGLEYVLSNEINNKVSDSEIIQINKGKVFFTIAESVTCLSSLRSADNLFQVIDQFQIGPHKKHLSQVSEQISQLDLDFIDHKDLYWVNASRKGKQTYSRFEVAKKAMEGIKRRYPDWNIGTSQNHQVEFRLDIEHHNVIFSFRLTDATFRFRNQNRRFSRASLLPTVAHAMVWLSDPKSTDIFVDPCCGSGTILSERATYPANQIVGGDISYPVTKIAKHNLDDLMVEVNAWDARKLPFATGYVDKIVTNLPFGRQISPDEDLELFNRHIMNEVCRVLKPNGRAVILSESVNQLFWEAKRLGLFCLKSYPLSLKGVNPTLFVFEKQDEHRKE, encoded by the coding sequence ATGACTCTTTATTTTGCGAGCGTATTGTCTGGATTAGAATACGTTTTATCAAATGAAATTAACAACAAGGTGAGTGATTCTGAAATAATTCAAATAAATAAAGGGAAAGTTTTCTTTACGATAGCTGAGTCTGTTACATGCTTAAGTTCTTTAAGGTCGGCAGATAATTTATTTCAAGTGATTGACCAATTTCAAATTGGTCCACATAAAAAGCACTTATCTCAAGTAAGTGAGCAAATATCCCAGTTGGATTTGGATTTTATTGATCATAAAGATTTATATTGGGTAAATGCAAGCCGTAAAGGAAAACAAACCTATAGTCGTTTTGAAGTGGCAAAAAAAGCAATGGAGGGCATTAAGAGGCGGTACCCTGATTGGAACATTGGAACGTCTCAAAATCATCAGGTAGAATTCAGACTCGACATCGAACATCATAATGTGATTTTTTCATTTCGACTTACAGATGCGACGTTTCGTTTTCGCAATCAGAATCGACGGTTCTCTCGTGCATCATTACTTCCTACTGTAGCTCATGCGATGGTGTGGTTGTCAGATCCTAAATCGACAGATATTTTCGTAGATCCTTGTTGTGGTTCAGGCACAATTTTGTCTGAACGAGCCACATACCCTGCAAATCAGATAGTTGGTGGAGATATATCTTACCCAGTCACAAAAATAGCCAAACATAATCTTGATGATTTGATGGTGGAAGTTAATGCTTGGGATGCAAGGAAATTGCCTTTTGCTACTGGTTATGTCGATAAAATTGTAACTAATCTTCCATTTGGTAGACAAATTTCCCCCGACGAGGATTTAGAATTGTTCAATCGCCATATTATGAATGAAGTATGTAGAGTCTTGAAGCCGAACGGGAGAGCCGTTATTTTGTCTGAGAGTGTCAATCAATTGTTTTGGGAAGCAAAACGATTAGGGCTTTTTTGTCTGAAATCTTATCCTCTCAGTTTGAAGGGTGTGAATCCTACCTTGTTTGTGTTTGAAAAACAAGATGAACATAGAAAGGAGTAG
- a CDS encoding PTS sugar transporter subunit IIB has translation MKIILVCSAGMSTSMLVKKMKEAATQRNLEVDIRAMAESQLKNELDDLHVVLIGPQVRYLEAKIRTQLEPKGIAVEVIDQMAYGMIQGDKVLDQALSLVKQ, from the coding sequence ATGAAGATTATTCTTGTTTGTTCAGCAGGTATGTCAACATCGATGCTCGTGAAGAAAATGAAGGAAGCAGCGACGCAACGGAATTTAGAAGTAGATATTCGTGCTATGGCAGAATCACAGCTAAAGAATGAGCTAGACGACCTTCATGTCGTGCTTATAGGACCGCAAGTCAGATATTTAGAAGCAAAAATAAGAACACAGCTTGAACCTAAAGGCATCGCCGTAGAAGTTATTGATCAAATGGCATATGGCATGATTCAAGGGGATAAAGTATTGGATCAAGCGTTATCTTTAGTTAAACAATAA
- a CDS encoding PTS lactose/cellobiose transporter subunit IIA produces MTVKEELQKLSFTIILHAGNARSLSMEAIAKAKAYQFEQAHAKIEEAEEAFVEAHQMQTKLLQQEAEGAHTDLSVILIHAQDHLMTALTVKDLAIEMIALYEKLETIEEDQR; encoded by the coding sequence TTGACTGTAAAAGAGGAGTTGCAAAAGTTATCATTTACAATTATATTGCATGCGGGGAACGCTCGGTCATTATCAATGGAAGCGATAGCAAAAGCGAAGGCGTATCAGTTTGAGCAAGCTCATGCAAAGATAGAGGAAGCAGAAGAAGCTTTTGTTGAAGCACATCAAATGCAAACAAAGTTGTTGCAGCAAGAAGCGGAAGGCGCACACACCGATTTATCCGTCATTTTAATCCATGCCCAAGACCATTTAATGACAGCGCTAACTGTAAAGGATTTGGCAATTGAAATGATAGCGTTATATGAAAAACTAGAAACGATAGAGGAGGATCAAAGATGA
- a CDS encoding PTS sugar transporter subunit IIC, producing the protein MDNKAMQKFIEIAGRIGSQRHLVAIRDGFVAIMPLIIVGSLAILINNFPPFGAFHFVEWMNGIFGDGNWQAVGGSIWNGTFAVLGLLVTFSIAYNLAKSYELDGLAAGLIAGAGFIMLVPITADGGLNMGWLGTQGLFVGIILSLVVTELFRILITSKLTIKMPEGVPEGVTRSFEALIPAVIILILLGFFQALMIVFAEQSIFEVIFTIIQEPLQGLGNTLPAAMLVSFLNHLLWFFGLHGTNIIGSVIEPVYLPLIEENLHLFKSGMSAFEVPNIVTKPFLDSFVFMGGSGTTIALLIAVFIVIRREKNHPYRQVAKLSAPAGLFNINEPVIFGLPIVLNPVMLIPFILIPVTLTITSYIAIATGLVPRTVAILPWTTPPILSGYLVTGGSFRGVVLQLFNLTLAIVMYIPFILAGARMMKRNEGKTN; encoded by the coding sequence ATGGATAATAAAGCGATGCAAAAATTCATTGAAATTGCTGGTCGAATTGGGTCACAGCGTCACCTTGTAGCTATACGTGATGGATTCGTTGCCATCATGCCATTAATTATTGTCGGGTCGTTAGCTATTTTAATTAACAATTTTCCTCCCTTTGGAGCGTTCCATTTTGTGGAATGGATGAACGGTATTTTTGGAGATGGAAACTGGCAAGCGGTGGGGGGAAGTATTTGGAATGGGACGTTTGCTGTTCTAGGTTTGTTAGTTACCTTTTCCATTGCGTATAATTTAGCGAAGTCATATGAATTGGATGGCTTGGCTGCGGGGTTAATAGCAGGTGCTGGATTTATTATGTTAGTTCCTATTACTGCTGACGGCGGTCTAAATATGGGATGGCTTGGAACACAAGGTTTGTTTGTTGGTATCATTTTATCGTTAGTAGTAACCGAGTTGTTTCGAATATTAATTACTTCCAAGCTGACCATTAAGATGCCTGAAGGTGTGCCTGAAGGTGTAACTAGATCCTTTGAAGCGCTCATCCCTGCTGTGATTATTTTAATTTTACTTGGATTTTTCCAAGCTTTGATGATTGTATTTGCAGAGCAGAGTATTTTTGAAGTTATCTTTACGATTATTCAAGAGCCATTGCAAGGGTTAGGAAATACGTTGCCTGCTGCTATGCTTGTTTCATTTTTGAATCATTTGCTTTGGTTTTTCGGATTGCACGGCACGAATATTATCGGTTCTGTCATTGAACCTGTTTATCTGCCTTTAATAGAAGAAAATCTTCATCTGTTTAAGAGTGGCATGTCTGCATTTGAAGTGCCAAATATTGTGACTAAACCATTTTTAGATTCATTTGTATTTATGGGAGGTTCTGGGACGACCATTGCGTTATTAATTGCTGTCTTTATCGTTATTCGCAGAGAAAAGAATCATCCTTATCGACAAGTAGCCAAACTATCTGCGCCAGCAGGACTTTTTAACATTAATGAACCAGTGATATTTGGATTGCCAATCGTCTTGAATCCAGTGATGTTAATACCCTTTATTTTAATTCCTGTTACGCTTACAATCACTTCTTATATTGCCATTGCGACAGGGCTAGTCCCTAGAACAGTTGCTATCTTACCTTGGACCACACCGCCTATTCTAAGCGGTTATCTTGTAACAGGAGGAAGTTTTAGAGGTGTCGTATTACAATTATTCAATTTAACACTCGCTATTGTTATGTATATACCGTTTATTTTAGCGGGAGCGAGAATGATGAAACGAAATGAGGGGAAAACAAATTGA
- a CDS encoding 6-phospho-beta-glucosidase gives MTLKLVVIGGGSSYTPEIIEGIILRHDSFPVTEIVLVDVEAGKQKLEIVGQLAKRMIEKAKKPIQLSWTLDRREALKQADFVSTQIRVGGLAARSKDERIPLEYGYIGQETNGAGGIFKAFRTIPVLMELAKDVHEICPNAWIINFTNPAGIVTEALLKYSPHKKVIGVCNIPYNMRHSTAEILNTKPENIMIEFIGMNHYVFGRKVWVNGVDYTTEVLAKLKEGLDYSPANIVNLGWSQTFIKATSLLPNPYHQYYFQTAQVLKKDVQALKENGTRAEVVQQLEKSLFELYKNPDLCEKPKELEERGGAFYSDVACSLMDSIYNNKADVQTVNTLNNGAIPDLPEDAVIEVNSVITKNGPQPIVVGSLPDSVKGHIYQIKAFEKLVIRASITGNYEDAYLAMVMNPLIGEEADSKRLLDALLEAHKDYLPQF, from the coding sequence ATGACACTTAAATTAGTAGTAATTGGCGGTGGGTCTAGTTATACACCAGAGATTATCGAAGGAATTATTTTGCGACATGATTCCTTTCCCGTTACAGAGATCGTTTTAGTAGATGTTGAAGCAGGTAAACAAAAGCTGGAAATTGTCGGGCAGTTAGCAAAGCGGATGATTGAAAAAGCCAAAAAACCAATACAATTATCATGGACATTGGATAGAAGGGAGGCATTAAAACAGGCTGATTTTGTTTCGACACAGATAAGGGTGGGTGGTTTAGCGGCAAGGTCAAAAGATGAACGAATTCCACTGGAGTATGGATATATTGGTCAAGAAACAAATGGGGCAGGGGGCATATTCAAAGCATTCCGTACGATCCCCGTCTTAATGGAGTTAGCAAAAGATGTCCATGAAATTTGTCCTAATGCTTGGATAATTAATTTTACAAATCCTGCAGGAATAGTGACAGAGGCGTTGTTAAAGTATTCCCCACATAAAAAAGTAATCGGCGTCTGCAATATTCCTTATAATATGCGTCATTCCACTGCAGAAATCTTAAATACAAAACCTGAAAATATAATGATTGAATTTATTGGTATGAATCATTATGTGTTTGGTCGTAAAGTATGGGTAAACGGTGTTGACTATACAACAGAAGTGCTTGCTAAATTAAAAGAAGGTTTAGATTATTCTCCTGCCAATATCGTAAATCTCGGTTGGTCTCAAACTTTTATTAAAGCAACTTCGTTATTGCCAAACCCGTATCATCAATATTATTTTCAAACCGCCCAAGTATTAAAGAAAGACGTGCAGGCATTAAAAGAAAACGGAACGCGTGCAGAAGTGGTCCAGCAACTAGAAAAATCGTTATTTGAGCTATACAAAAATCCTGACCTTTGTGAAAAACCAAAAGAGCTAGAAGAAAGAGGTGGGGCGTTTTATAGTGATGTAGCATGTAGTCTGATGGACTCTATTTATAATAACAAAGCGGATGTTCAAACGGTAAATACATTAAATAACGGAGCAATCCCTGATTTGCCAGAAGATGCGGTTATTGAAGTGAATAGTGTTATTACAAAGAATGGACCACAACCAATTGTAGTTGGATCTTTACCAGACAGTGTAAAAGGACATATTTACCAAATAAAAGCGTTTGAAAAATTGGTTATCCGTGCAAGTATAACCGGTAATTACGAAGATGCCTATCTGGCAATGGTTATGAATCCATTAATTGGGGAGGAGGCTGATAGTAAGAGATTGCTGGATGCGTTATTAGAGGCACATAAAGATTATTTACCACAATTCTAA
- a CDS encoding GntR family transcriptional regulator — protein sequence MKKNPSLHAYIKDELLNQIKANKYKPGDKIPTELELCKDFNVSRTTVRTALNQLTLEGYLVRHQGRGTFVADQKLKQTLTQTVKRYSDQVAIQGKEAKIFVLSITVIPANEYLSQQLEVAHNDPIQCIERIRKANDEPTQYEIAYIPWIVAPGITETQAASSLYASLKNDFQVHVAKTIEHIEITLADEICSKHLDCELHAPCFYIETLAENENQEKVEYSRAYFRGDKTNFVIERNYPNS from the coding sequence ATGAAAAAAAATCCATCCTTGCATGCCTATATTAAAGATGAGCTACTGAATCAAATAAAAGCAAACAAATATAAACCAGGAGACAAAATTCCAACAGAGCTAGAATTGTGTAAAGATTTTAATGTAAGTCGTACTACAGTTAGAACTGCCCTTAACCAATTAACGCTCGAAGGCTACTTAGTACGTCATCAAGGGAGGGGTACCTTTGTAGCTGATCAAAAGCTAAAGCAAACGTTAACCCAAACAGTGAAACGCTATAGCGATCAGGTAGCCATTCAAGGAAAAGAGGCAAAAATCTTTGTTCTATCGATCACTGTTATTCCAGCAAATGAATATTTAAGTCAGCAGCTAGAGGTCGCGCACAACGATCCCATTCAATGTATTGAAAGAATTCGCAAAGCCAATGATGAACCTACACAATATGAAATTGCTTACATCCCTTGGATTGTAGCACCAGGAATTACGGAAACACAAGCGGCTTCATCGCTATACGCTTCTTTAAAAAATGATTTTCAAGTGCATGTTGCAAAAACGATTGAGCATATAGAAATAACGCTGGCGGACGAAATTTGTTCCAAGCATTTAGACTGTGAGTTGCATGCACCTTGTTTTTATATTGAAACCCTTGCTGAAAATGAAAACCAAGAAAAAGTAGAATATTCACGTGCTTATTTTAGAGGAGATAAAACTAATTTTGTCATTGAGCGAAATTATCCTAATTCTTAG
- the chbG gene encoding chitin disaccharide deacetylase, which translates to MKILINADDFGLTKGVTEGIIKAHTDGIVQSTTLMMNGKATQYAIAKAKKHPSLQVGIHLVLTWGKPLNNDLAILTNKDGFFKFSKLERELHTEELTAIKKEWQTQIDAFLSSGLPLHHIDSHHHVHGWKALKSVIIELATMYQVPVRYTESLRNESDLLLTEQIWTHFYDSGVNNNLFSHLKDLPVKHVEVMAHPGFVDDDLRQQSSYTMKREEELELLCSLQLPDWAERF; encoded by the coding sequence ATGAAGATTTTAATCAATGCAGACGATTTTGGCTTAACAAAAGGTGTAACAGAAGGAATTATAAAAGCACATACAGATGGTATTGTTCAATCTACAACACTTATGATGAACGGCAAAGCTACACAATACGCTATTGCAAAAGCAAAAAAACACCCTTCCTTACAGGTGGGAATTCACCTCGTTTTAACTTGGGGAAAGCCATTGAACAACGATTTAGCCATATTAACTAATAAAGACGGTTTTTTCAAGTTTTCAAAATTGGAAAGAGAGCTTCATACAGAAGAATTAACAGCCATTAAAAAAGAGTGGCAGACACAAATAGACGCTTTTCTATCTTCCGGATTACCTCTTCACCATATTGATAGCCACCATCATGTACATGGATGGAAAGCGCTAAAGTCTGTTATTATAGAATTAGCTACGATGTATCAAGTTCCCGTTCGCTACACAGAATCGTTACGAAATGAAAGCGATTTGCTATTAACAGAACAGATTTGGACACATTTTTATGATTCTGGGGTGAACAATAATCTCTTTTCACATTTAAAAGATTTACCGGTTAAGCATGTTGAAGTGATGGCTCATCCAGGATTTGTTGATGATGATCTACGACAACAAAGCTCATATACAATGAAGCGAGAAGAAGAATTAGAGTTACTTTGCTCCCTACAATTGCCGGATTGGGCAGAGAGGTTTTAA
- a CDS encoding threonine/serine exporter family protein, protein MNAQPGSIAKVCLLAGKIMLESGAETYRVEDTMNRIAASFGLENAESYATPTGVQFSTEGEVSYFRRISNRSNDLQRITDVNSISRQITAQSLDAKEALLLLKGIEHQSETFPLWLQFIAAALASGSFAIMFGGSWSDFLPACIAGALGYAAMIWIEKLIEIRFFAEFIASFFIAVIAAFSIHAGFGQHLDKIIIGAVMPLVPGLHITNAVRDLVAGHLVAGISKGVEATLTAFAIGAGVAVLFAFFP, encoded by the coding sequence ATGAACGCTCAACCTGGTTCCATTGCAAAAGTTTGTTTGCTTGCAGGCAAAATCATGCTGGAAAGCGGTGCTGAAACGTATCGTGTAGAGGACACGATGAACCGGATTGCTGCATCATTTGGACTTGAAAACGCTGAAAGTTATGCTACACCTACAGGGGTTCAGTTTTCTACGGAAGGAGAAGTTTCCTATTTTCGGAGAATTTCCAATCGTTCCAATGATCTTCAAAGAATTACAGACGTCAATAGTATATCTAGGCAAATTACAGCCCAATCCTTAGATGCCAAAGAAGCTTTATTGCTTTTAAAAGGAATCGAACATCAGAGTGAAACTTTTCCACTTTGGTTACAGTTTATAGCTGCTGCCCTTGCTAGCGGAAGTTTTGCCATTATGTTCGGAGGTTCTTGGTCTGATTTTTTACCTGCCTGTATTGCTGGTGCTCTCGGATATGCTGCTATGATTTGGATTGAAAAATTAATTGAAATACGGTTCTTTGCTGAATTCATAGCCTCATTTTTCATTGCTGTTATTGCGGCTTTCAGTATTCATGCTGGATTTGGGCAGCATTTAGATAAAATTATTATAGGTGCTGTGATGCCGCTTGTCCCTGGTTTACATATTACAAATGCCGTTCGTGATTTAGTTGCTGGTCATTTAGTAGCAGGCATCTCAAAAGGCGTAGAAGCTACATTAACAGCATTTGCGATTGGTGCAGGCGTTGCTGTTCTGTTTGCATTTTTTCCGTAG
- a CDS encoding threonine/serine exporter family protein → MLLAQLVTSYVAAAGFGILFNAPKHSLFQCGMVGMFGWMVYYILVEQGLDAVPASLFGSMLVGILSQLCAKIFKMPIIIFNVSGIIPLVPGGLAYDAMRKFVENDYYTAVQLSAKVMLLAGAIAIGLMFSEVMNQLMKKTSGWLHIE, encoded by the coding sequence ATGTTACTTGCTCAGCTTGTTACAAGTTATGTTGCGGCGGCTGGTTTTGGTATTCTTTTTAATGCACCGAAGCACTCTCTTTTTCAATGCGGTATGGTTGGAATGTTCGGTTGGATGGTTTATTATATTTTAGTTGAACAAGGATTAGATGCTGTTCCTGCTAGTCTTTTTGGTTCTATGCTTGTAGGGATACTTAGTCAACTTTGTGCAAAGATATTTAAAATGCCCATTATTATTTTTAATGTTTCAGGCATTATTCCGCTTGTACCTGGTGGTTTAGCTTACGATGCGATGCGAAAGTTTGTAGAAAATGACTACTATACCGCGGTACAACTTTCAGCAAAGGTCATGCTACTTGCTGGAGCAATCGCTATCGGATTGATGTTTTCCGAGGTAATGAATCAATTGATGAAAAAAACTTCAGGCTGGCTTCATATAGAATAG
- the zwf gene encoding glucose-6-phosphate dehydrogenase gives MKTVDKPNVVIVIFGATGDLSKRKLFPSIYRLYQNGKIGEDFAVVGLARRPWTNDIFREKVCESINESESNNQIDLEAFASHFYYQSFDVTDSSSYTHLDGLLNHLEGQYQTDGNRIFYLAMAPEYFGTIANQIEQNGLKESVGWTRLVIEKPFGHDHTSAKALNNQIRLAFNEDQIYRIDHYLGKEMVQNIEVIRFANGIFEHLWNNRFISNIQVTSSEKLGVEERARYYDRSGATRDMVQNHMLQMVALLAMEPPIKLTPEEIRSEKVKVLRALRLVEPTEVENYFVRGQYGPGPLGKGYREEAPELKNSITETYVAGKVMIDNYRWAGVPFYIRTGKKMKEKSIKIVVEFKDIPMNLYYKDEAKRHPNLLVINIQPDEGITLHLNAKKAGIGSIAQPIELSYTNNGVDGINTPEAYEKLIYDCIIGDTTNFTHWDEVAYSWKYVDAVLDAWSKTEPLFPNYAAGSMGPEAADRLLEKDGFHWWPITD, from the coding sequence TTGAAAACGGTGGATAAACCAAACGTCGTGATTGTCATCTTTGGAGCAACAGGGGATTTATCAAAAAGAAAGTTATTCCCTTCCATTTATCGTCTTTATCAAAACGGAAAAATTGGTGAGGATTTTGCAGTTGTTGGTCTTGCTCGCCGTCCGTGGACGAATGATATCTTTCGCGAAAAAGTATGTGAATCAATAAACGAATCAGAATCAAACAATCAAATAGACCTAGAAGCATTTGCTTCTCATTTTTATTATCAGTCTTTTGATGTTACAGATAGTTCATCTTATACCCATTTAGATGGATTGTTAAACCATCTAGAAGGTCAATACCAAACAGATGGGAATCGAATTTTTTACTTAGCTATGGCTCCGGAATACTTTGGAACGATTGCTAATCAAATTGAACAAAACGGTTTAAAAGAAAGTGTAGGCTGGACAAGGTTGGTCATTGAAAAGCCATTCGGGCACGATCATACCTCGGCAAAAGCGTTGAACAATCAAATCCGATTAGCATTTAATGAAGATCAAATATATCGTATTGACCATTATTTAGGAAAAGAAATGGTGCAAAATATTGAAGTTATTCGCTTTGCAAACGGGATATTTGAACATTTATGGAACAACCGATTTATTTCCAATATCCAAGTTACGTCCAGTGAAAAACTCGGTGTCGAAGAACGCGCGCGATATTATGATCGCTCAGGAGCAACAAGAGATATGGTGCAAAACCATATGCTTCAAATGGTCGCCTTACTAGCAATGGAGCCGCCCATTAAGCTAACTCCCGAAGAAATACGTTCAGAAAAAGTGAAAGTATTACGAGCTCTGCGGCTTGTTGAACCAACAGAGGTTGAAAATTATTTCGTCCGTGGCCAATACGGTCCAGGCCCTCTAGGAAAAGGATATCGCGAAGAAGCGCCAGAATTGAAAAACTCGATCACAGAAACGTACGTTGCTGGGAAGGTAATGATTGATAACTATCGTTGGGCAGGCGTCCCTTTCTATATTCGAACAGGTAAGAAAATGAAAGAAAAATCAATTAAGATCGTTGTTGAATTTAAAGATATTCCAATGAATCTATATTATAAGGATGAAGCAAAGAGACATCCTAATCTGCTCGTCATCAACATTCAACCAGACGAAGGCATTACACTTCATTTAAATGCAAAAAAAGCTGGTATAGGTTCCATTGCCCAACCAATTGAATTATCTTATACAAACAATGGTGTCGATGGAATAAACACACCAGAAGCTTATGAAAAATTAATTTACGATTGTATTATCGGTGATACGACTAACTTTACCCATTGGGATGAAGTAGCCTATTCATGGAAATATGTAGATGCTGTTTTAGACGCATGGTCAAAAACAGAGCCTCTGTTTCCAAATTACGCTGCCGGATCAATGGGACCAGAAGCGGCAGACCGCCTACTTGAAAAAGACGGGTTCCATTGGTGGCCAATAACCGATTAA